Proteins from one Rosa chinensis cultivar Old Blush chromosome 7, RchiOBHm-V2, whole genome shotgun sequence genomic window:
- the LOC112180992 gene encoding carbon catabolite repressor protein 4 homolog 1-like: MDPPPNPNVGSSSSRRPDAGSSSSPRPEVGSSSSSTRPEVGSSSSSSLSLARFSLSVRMGTTQSITPVFGCRIDPTARVPKKDGEAPPEHEFSFKWYREYISPSIPRDKIKCSVHPDEVATFQCNDCVKLKLPFKGSYHCSPTCYSEAWGKHRMCHRCAKAVGETSSDNQQAEEEMYSWLDFEDDPLNEIPKLERDGKQWVEVCSSRCYVPTVNDLNCRLMLESKAVDCSTGLDLCLSDIIMTVPVLYPPHQKPRSMLECRRKLGDSDLKAHTCSGVKFSVLSYNVLGNLYTDPYRYSYCPEWARSWEYRQQNLLNEIIEYDADILCLQEVQSNHLEYFFEPELAKCGYSVIYKKRRGSFFVRDGSCMDGCATFYRRDVFKEIVKYEHAFDSSVMRVIEALQPLEPQQRNRACIRLQKDNVALVVILEKLESEGTCDGIQPRICVANTHISANPQFPDVKLFQVVDLITGLDKIAKMKIPLLVCGDFNSLPLSEPHKFITAGRVDNLPNDTDPFGICQHLKLHHSLPLKSAYASFYNSDGIEEEQRRKFNSESREPLFTHFTPSFTGTLDYLFYTEDSLTLDGVLELLDRDNLGVGIPSLFWSSDHIALIARFILNSTSPQQQGSQVIPADLWP, encoded by the exons ATGGATCCTCCTCCAAATCCCAATgtgggttcttcttcttctcgaaGACCTGATGCgggttcctcttcttctccaagaCCTGAagtgggttcttcttcttcttcaacaagaCCTGAagtgggttcttcttcttcatcttctttgagCTTAGCGAGATTCAGTCTCAGCGTGAGGATGGGCACCACACAGTCAATTACACCAGTCTTCGGCTGCAGAATCGACCCCACAGCTCGTGTGCCCAAGAAGGACGGTGAAGCTCCCCCCGAGCACGAGTTCAGTTTCAAATG GTATCGGGAGTATATTAGCCCTTCTATCCCCAGAGACAAGATCAAGTGCTCTGTCCACCCTGATGAGGTGGCCACTTTCCAGTGTAATGATTGTGTCAAATTGAAGTTACCATTCAAGGGAAGTTATCATTGCTCTCCCACTTGTTATTCTGAGGCATGGGGGAAACACAGGATGTGCCATCGTTGTGCTAAAGCTGTTGGTGAGACTTCTTCTGATAATCAACAAGCAGAAGAAGAGATGTATAGCTGGCTTGACTTTGAAGATGATCCACTCAATGAAATTCCAAAGCTGGAACGAGATGGAAAACAATGGGTTGAGGTGTGCTCTTCAAGGTGTTATGTACCCACAGTGAATGACCTTAACTGCAGGTTGATGCTGGAATCTAAGGCTGTTGATTGTTCAACTGGTCTGGATTTGTGCCTGAGTGACATCATCATGACAGTTCCTGTTCTTTATCCGCCTCATCAGAAACCTCGCTCCATGCTTGAGTGTCGGCGGAAGCTTGGGGACTCTGATCTCAAAGCGCACACTTGCAGTGGTGTAAAATTTAGTGTGCTATCATATAATGTCCTTGGTAATCTTTATACTGATCCGTATAGGTACTCTTACTGCCCAGAATGGGCTAGGTCTTGGGAATATCGTCAGCAGAATTTACTAAACGAGATCATTGAATATGATGCAGACATCCTCTGTCTTCAAGAG GTACAAAGTAATCATCTTGAGTATTTCTTCGAACCTGAGTTGGCAAAATGTGGATATTCTGTTATATACAAGAAGAGAAGAGGATCA ttttttgtAAGAGACGGGTCTTGCATGGATGGTTGTGCTACATTTTACCGCCGAGATGTATTCAAAGAAATCGTAAAATATGAG CATGCGTTTGATAGCTCTGTTATGAGAGTGATAGAAGCATTGCAGCCATTGGAACCTCAACAGAGAAATAGAGCTTGTATAAGGCTGCAGAAG GACAATGTTGCACTTGTTGTTATATTAGAAAAACTGGAAAGTGAGGGCACTTGCGATGGAATTCAACCTAGAATTTGTGTG GCAAATACGCACATATCTGCAAATCCACAGTTCCCAGATGTAAAATTGTTCCAG GTTGTGGACCTGATTACTGGACTGGACAAAATTGCCAAGATGAAAATTCCTCTGTTGGTTTGTGGAGATTTCAACTCTCTTCCTCTGAG TGAGCCTCATAAGTTCATAACTGCTGGCAGAGTCGACAATCTTCCCAACGATACTGATCCATTTGGCATATGTCAGCATCTAAAGCTTCACCATTCACTTCCACTG AAAAGTGCATATGCATCTTTTTATAACTCGGATGGTATCGAGGAGGAACAACGTCGGAAGTTCAATTCTGAAAGCAGGGAGCCTTTGTTCACCCACTTCACACCAAGTTTCACAGGAACCCTAGATTACCTATTCTACACAG